A region from the Pseudomonas cucumis genome encodes:
- a CDS encoding acyl carrier protein has translation MDPLSVRNQVLSALKSIAPEVEPEQLHSDRSLREEVDLDSMDWLRLIEALHRSLGIAIPETDYQHVDTLDKLVAYLLQKGAPSAQAT, from the coding sequence ATGGACCCGCTATCGGTACGCAATCAGGTGTTGAGCGCCTTGAAGAGCATCGCTCCTGAAGTCGAGCCTGAGCAGTTACACAGTGACCGGTCGCTACGCGAGGAGGTTGATCTGGACTCGATGGACTGGCTTCGGCTCATCGAAGCCCTGCATCGGAGCCTGGGCATTGCCATTCCTGAAACCGATTACCAACACGTGGACACCCTGGACAAGCTTGTCGCCTATCTGTTGCAAAAGGGCGCACCCAGCGCGCAGGCCACTTGA
- a CDS encoding dienelactone hydrolase family protein, which produces MIEARYRKLDLEDVALSADLRLPKNAVGLVVFVHGSGSSRSSPRNQLVAESLARRGLGTLLFDLLTEPEQRLDNQTRKLRFDIELLCRRLVKVIDWIGRDAELQQLRIGLFGASTGAAAALMAAAERADVVHAVVSRGGRTDLAGAALARVKAPTLQIVGEHDPVVLSLNVQSSHALQCEKRLEVVPGATHLFEEMGTLEAVARLAGDWFERYLHGSRPT; this is translated from the coding sequence ATGATTGAGGCTCGCTATCGAAAGCTGGACCTGGAGGACGTGGCGCTGTCTGCCGACTTGCGTCTGCCCAAGAACGCTGTCGGCCTGGTGGTTTTCGTCCATGGCAGCGGCAGCAGTCGTTCAAGCCCGCGTAATCAACTGGTTGCCGAGTCGCTGGCCCGGCGAGGGCTGGGCACATTACTGTTCGATCTGCTCACGGAACCGGAGCAACGCCTGGACAATCAGACCCGGAAATTGCGTTTCGACATCGAGCTGCTATGCCGGCGACTGGTGAAGGTGATCGACTGGATTGGCCGTGATGCCGAACTGCAACAGCTTCGGATCGGATTGTTCGGCGCCAGCACCGGTGCCGCTGCGGCGCTGATGGCAGCGGCCGAGCGTGCGGACGTGGTGCATGCCGTGGTGAGCCGAGGAGGGCGGACCGACCTTGCGGGGGCGGCGCTGGCCCGCGTGAAGGCACCGACCCTGCAGATTGTCGGTGAGCACGATCCGGTGGTGCTCAGTCTTAATGTGCAAAGCAGCCATGCCTTGCAGTGTGAGAAACGGCTGGAAGTCGTGCCGGGCGCTACGCATCTTTTTGAAGAAATGGGCACACTTGAAGCAGTCGCCAGGCTGGCTGGCGACTGGTTCGAGCGGTATTTGCACGGTAGCCGTCCAACGTAG
- a CDS encoding erythromycin esterase family protein, producing the protein MNTPSQDMLNTLYGSHAHIDEAAIAPLLRQYAEPLPALDSPAFGEMFDRYADARVVMIGEASHGTSDFYRTRAAITQRLIEQHGFNIVAVEADWPDAGHVDRYARGLAHSAWTRHIFSRFPTWMWRNTDVKAFAHWLHQYNHQHAPERRVEFRGLDVYSLRNSIHEVLSYLDRVDPQLAHEARRRYGCLTPWQDDPALYGHFVERDGVMPCEHAVVEQLNAMLAEQLAGLIKDDEAFFNATQNARVVQAAEQYYRAIYRGSTASWNLRDRHMFDTLRALLEHRGPQAKAVVWAHNSHIGNAAATHMGWKGQFNIGQLCRSAYGRDVVLIGMSTDRGQVAAADDWDGEMLIKDVRPSRPDSWERQFLKAGVPASLTDWRDPQRKDLRQALSKPLLERAIGVIYRPETERSSHYFEAVLAEQFDAMVWIEQTTPVTALPLPKSQTLEPEDETFPFGV; encoded by the coding sequence ATGAACACACCTTCCCAAGACATGCTGAACACACTTTATGGCTCACATGCGCACATTGACGAGGCCGCCATCGCCCCGCTCTTGCGTCAATACGCTGAGCCCCTGCCGGCACTGGATTCACCTGCATTCGGTGAAATGTTCGACCGCTACGCGGATGCGCGCGTGGTGATGATCGGTGAAGCCAGCCATGGCACCAGCGATTTCTATCGAACCCGGGCGGCGATCACCCAACGACTGATTGAGCAGCATGGGTTCAACATTGTTGCCGTCGAAGCAGACTGGCCAGACGCGGGCCATGTTGACCGTTATGCCCGAGGGCTGGCGCATTCGGCGTGGACACGGCACATCTTCAGCCGGTTCCCGACCTGGATGTGGCGCAATACCGATGTGAAAGCGTTCGCTCACTGGCTGCATCAGTACAACCATCAACACGCGCCTGAACGCCGCGTAGAGTTTCGCGGCCTCGACGTTTACAGTTTGCGCAACTCGATCCATGAAGTACTGAGTTATCTGGACCGTGTCGACCCGCAGCTGGCACACGAAGCTCGGCGGCGCTATGGCTGTTTGACCCCCTGGCAGGATGATCCTGCGCTGTACGGCCACTTTGTCGAACGCGACGGGGTGATGCCCTGCGAGCATGCCGTGGTCGAACAGCTCAATGCCATGCTGGCCGAACAATTGGCCGGGTTGATCAAGGACGATGAGGCGTTCTTCAACGCAACGCAAAACGCCCGGGTCGTGCAGGCGGCGGAACAGTACTACCGAGCGATTTATCGAGGTTCGACCGCCTCCTGGAACCTGCGTGACAGGCATATGTTCGACACATTACGGGCGCTGCTTGAGCACCGCGGTCCTCAAGCCAAAGCCGTGGTGTGGGCGCACAACTCGCATATCGGCAATGCAGCCGCCACGCACATGGGCTGGAAGGGACAGTTCAATATCGGCCAGCTATGCCGCAGCGCCTATGGGCGCGATGTCGTTCTGATCGGCATGAGCACCGACCGTGGCCAAGTCGCCGCAGCCGATGACTGGGATGGCGAGATGCTCATCAAGGACGTCCGGCCGTCTCGTCCAGACAGTTGGGAGCGTCAGTTCCTCAAGGCCGGCGTGCCGGCTTCATTGACCGACTGGCGAGATCCGCAGCGAAAAGATCTGCGTCAAGCCCTGTCCAAACCTCTGCTGGAGCGGGCCATCGGTGTGATTTATCGCCCCGAAACCGAACGCAGCAGTCATTACTTCGAGGCAGTGCTCGCCGAACAATTCGACGCCATGGTCTGGATTGAACAGACAACACCGGTGACGGCCTTGCCCTTGCCAAAAAGCCAGACGCTGGAACCGGAAGACGAAACCTTTCCATTTGGCGTATGA
- a CDS encoding phosphoribosyltransferase family protein: MPTLPASQRLRLYDSDELDSVLQAMARQAATLLPPAQAALIGIQRRGEPLAQRLRQHLSRQTGQPELPLYPLKVKRYADDLKVLHAHTALTENPLLNTLDLANTTLLVVDDVLFEGHSLLRTCAYLAQLGARRVYTAVLVDRHVCQQPIHANIVGVHLQVAAHDIVECNVPPYEMEFCIEVLRHGAAR; encoded by the coding sequence ATGCCAACTCTGCCTGCGAGTCAGCGGTTGCGCTTGTACGACAGCGATGAGCTCGATTCGGTGCTGCAGGCGATGGCGCGCCAGGCCGCAACCCTGTTGCCGCCCGCTCAAGCGGCACTGATTGGCATCCAGCGCCGCGGTGAGCCTCTGGCACAGCGTTTACGGCAACATCTGTCACGTCAGACCGGCCAGCCAGAACTGCCTCTCTACCCCCTGAAGGTCAAGCGCTATGCCGATGACCTCAAGGTGCTGCATGCACATACGGCACTGACCGAGAATCCGCTTCTCAACACGCTGGACCTTGCCAATACCACCCTGCTGGTTGTCGATGATGTGCTGTTTGAAGGCCATTCGCTCCTGCGCACCTGCGCGTACCTGGCGCAACTCGGTGCTCGTCGGGTCTACACGGCAGTCCTGGTCGACCGGCATGTCTGCCAGCAGCCGATCCATGCCAATATTGTCGGGGTGCACCTGCAAGTGGCCGCCCATGACATCGTCGAATGCAACGTGCCCCCCTACGAAATGGAGTTTTGCATTGAAGTGCTGCGTCACGGCGCCGCCCGCTGA
- a CDS encoding phosphoribosyltransferase, protein MIQGSSSQTILRDRVDAGRRLVEPLLKYAHRPDVIVLALPRGGVPVAYEVATALEVRLDLMLVRKLGVPFHEEFAMGAIASGGIQIVNDDALRANRIDQRTLDNVVARETQELLRRERVYRGTRAPVQLKGQVVILVDDGLATGASMMAAIRAVRLQSPARIVVAVPVAPLDTLEALYSEVDEVICPLIPEWMMSIGYWYMNFSQTSDDEVIDLLQRAWHRESGGSVPGQED, encoded by the coding sequence GTGATTCAGGGTTCCTCATCGCAAACCATCTTGCGCGACCGGGTTGATGCCGGCCGGCGCTTGGTAGAACCGTTGCTCAAATACGCTCATCGCCCCGATGTCATCGTTCTCGCCTTACCCCGTGGCGGCGTTCCTGTGGCCTATGAAGTGGCCACTGCCCTGGAAGTTCGCCTCGACCTGATGCTGGTGCGCAAGCTCGGAGTGCCATTCCATGAGGAGTTCGCCATGGGCGCCATTGCCAGTGGCGGCATACAAATCGTCAATGACGATGCGCTGCGGGCGAACCGTATCGATCAACGCACACTTGATAACGTGGTTGCACGGGAAACCCAGGAGCTGTTGCGTCGCGAGCGTGTATACCGTGGGACACGCGCGCCGGTGCAACTCAAGGGTCAGGTGGTGATTCTGGTCGACGACGGCCTGGCGACCGGCGCCTCGATGATGGCGGCGATACGCGCGGTGCGCCTGCAATCACCGGCCCGCATCGTCGTTGCGGTGCCGGTGGCACCGCTGGATACGCTCGAAGCCCTGTATAGCGAAGTCGATGAGGTGATCTGCCCGCTCATTCCTGAGTGGATGATGTCGATCGGTTATTGGTACATGAACTTTTCCCAGACCTCGGACGATGAAGTCATCGATCTGTTGCAACGGGCCTGGCACAGAGAATCCGGCGGGAGTGTTCCCGGTCAGGAGGATTGA